In Mastigocladopsis repens PCC 10914, a single window of DNA contains:
- a CDS encoding DUF6761 family protein, producing the protein MLQDTQTIRYYQRLTDAFVELWNRGYRTDDMRMYLDGYIAALRHGNAIEPYLIHRLEEEANRYLHDVSNFTMTQPQPDYY; encoded by the coding sequence ATGCTCCAAGACACACAAACCATCCGCTATTACCAAAGATTAACGGACGCCTTCGTCGAGTTATGGAATCGCGGCTATCGTACCGATGATATGCGGATGTATTTGGACGGCTATATAGCCGCACTGCGACACGGTAACGCCATTGAACCGTATCTGATTCATCGCTTAGAAGAGGAGGCTAATCGCTACTTGCACGATGTTTCTAACTTTACGATGACGCAACCACAACCGGATTACTATTAA